The following proteins are encoded in a genomic region of Heliangelus exortis chromosome 7, bHelExo1.hap1, whole genome shotgun sequence:
- the NSMCE4A gene encoding non-structural maintenance of chromosomes element 4 homolog A, with product MSEESRSDDFPSSPSLGRERGRFSLPSTSRNGAVRDRDSRCLLSPRPPSASEEEEEEEEPETAGEKRGRPETAEEAGDESSRRVIRNRYRELIYSVQQNREDMLSSKSNRLTEALEEANKLFSGVSRAREAALDAQFLVIASNLGKEKANELRSEMTAFDSLAFAEDLLTFMGINRTEENDSDAESTTGGYLPSNAWHKLGEETEKYFRRAPSFHYMLGSFKSDPPVPRQRIERQKKSAGGEGKRAMPAQLKKMEESHQEATEKEVERILGLLQTHFKNDPDTPISFFDLVIDPNSFARTVENIFHVSFIIRDGFARLKLDGDKLPIIEPSKDNERKVGNHSAGARNQVVLSLSHREWKEIVERYEITEPMISPPYDRKEDEMEIT from the exons ATGTCGGAGGAGAGCAGAAGCGATGATTTCCCTTCCTCgccctccctgggcagggagcGCGGCCGTTTCTCGCTTCCTTCCACTTCTCGCAACGGCGCCGTCCGCGACCGTGATTCCCGGTGCCTCCTGAGCCCCCGACCCCCATCGGCctccgaggaggaggaggaggaggaggagccggAGACGGCGGGCGAGAAACGCGGGAGGCCAGAGACCGCCGAAGAAGCCGGCgatgagagcagcaggagggtgaTCCGGAACCGATACCGGGAGCTCATCTACAGCGTGCAGC AAAATCGTGAGGATATGCTGAGTTCAAAAAGCAACAGACTGACAGAAGCTTTGGAAGAAGCCAATAAACTGTTTAGTGGAG TTTCCCGTGCACGAGAGGCTGCCCTGGATGCCCAGTTCCTTGTGATTGCATCAAatctgggaaaggagaaggcCAATGAGCTACGCTCTGAGATGACAGCATTTGATTCACTGGCATTTGCAGAAGACTTG cTGACCTTCATGGGTATAAATCGAACTGAAGAAAATGACAGTGATGCTGAGAGCACTACAGGTGGCTATTTACCAAGTAATGCCTGGCATAAActgggagaagaaacagaaaagtacTTTAGAAGAGCACCTTCTTTTCACTATAT GTTGGGATCTTTCAAGTCTGATCCTCCTGTACCAAGGCAACGGattgagaggcagaaaaaatctgcaggaggagaaggaaaacgTGCAATGCCTGCTCAG ttaaaaaaaatggaggagTCTCATCAGGAAGCTACAGAGAAAGAAGTAGAGAGGATCTTGGGACTGTTGcaaactcattttaaaaatgatc CTGATACACCCATTTCCTTCTTCGATCTTGTGATCGATCCAAACTCTTTTGCACGCAcagtggaaaacatttttcacgTGTCCTTCATCATAAGG GATGGTTTTGCAAGATTAAAGCTGGATGGGGATAAGCTGCCAATAATAG AGCCCTCAAAAGACAACGAGAGAAAGGTTGGGAACCATAGCGCTGGAGCACGGAACCAGGTTGTCCTATCTCTGAGCCATCGAGAATGGAAG GAGATCGTGGAAAGATATGAAATAACAGAACCCATGATTAGCCCTCCTTATGacagaaaggaagatgaaatgGAGATAACTTAA